The following coding sequences are from one Arthrobacter sp. 24S4-2 window:
- the mca gene encoding mycothiol conjugate amidase Mca: MTASASQSKPLRLLAVHAHPDDESSKGAATMAMYAAAGVDVLVATCTDGSRGGIQNPAVENEPHPKRDMAGARRLEMNNAAQVLGVRQRWLGFVDSGLPEGDPLPPLPPGSFALQPLERAAAPLVRLVREFQPQVILSYDENGGYPHPDHIMAHRVAVEAFEAAGDPGRYVGAGEPWAPSKLYYDRAFSPDRFRALHFALEEAGLQSPYAERLAAWLETDAEGHTPPPPTHETTTQIDCGDYFEARDDALRAHRTQVDPLGFFFAVSPEMQRRAWPWEDYSLIQSRVPAELPEKDLFAGLR; encoded by the coding sequence ATGACAGCGTCCGCAAGCCAGTCAAAACCGCTCCGTCTGCTGGCCGTCCACGCTCACCCTGACGATGAATCGAGCAAGGGCGCCGCCACCATGGCCATGTACGCCGCGGCAGGGGTCGACGTGCTGGTGGCCACCTGCACCGACGGATCGCGCGGCGGCATCCAGAACCCTGCCGTGGAGAACGAACCGCACCCCAAGCGCGACATGGCCGGTGCCAGGCGGCTGGAAATGAACAATGCAGCCCAGGTGCTCGGCGTCCGGCAGCGCTGGCTGGGATTCGTCGACTCCGGGCTGCCGGAAGGCGATCCGCTGCCACCGCTGCCGCCGGGATCGTTCGCCCTGCAGCCGCTGGAGCGGGCCGCGGCGCCGCTTGTGAGGCTGGTGCGTGAATTCCAGCCACAGGTGATCCTCAGCTACGACGAAAACGGCGGCTACCCGCATCCGGACCACATCATGGCGCATCGCGTCGCCGTGGAGGCCTTCGAAGCCGCCGGCGATCCGGGCCGCTACGTCGGAGCCGGTGAGCCCTGGGCTCCCAGCAAGCTCTACTATGACCGCGCCTTCAGCCCGGACCGGTTCCGCGCTCTGCACTTCGCGCTAGAAGAGGCGGGCCTGCAGTCGCCGTACGCGGAACGGCTGGCGGCGTGGCTCGAGACCGACGCTGAGGGCCACACGCCACCGCCGCCGACGCACGAAACCACCACCCAGATTGACTGCGGCGACTACTTCGAAGCCCGCGACGACGCGCTCCGGGCACACCGTACCCAGGTGGATCCGCTGGGATTTTTCTTCGCGGTTTCCCCGGAGATGCAGCGCCGTGCCTGGCCGTGGGAGGACTACTCGCTGATCCAGTCCCGGGTGCCCGCGGAGCTCCCGGAAAAGGATCTGTTCGCAGGGCTAAGATAG
- a CDS encoding thioredoxin domain-containing protein, protein MKAADSADGGTGEARSGAANALGGEPSAYLRQHAGNPVHWRPFGDEAFGFAADRDVPVFLSIGYAACHWCHVMAHESFEDQETADFLNTNFVSIKVDREERPDVDAVYMAATQAISGEGGWPMSVFLTPDGRAFHAGTYFPPRPVPGRPSFRQVLEAVREAWLERREGVEQNAESLARGMAESQLAAAVRLTGSPDPVDAGLLSEAVGVLARSEDTHDGGFGSAPKFPPSPVLEFLMRHAAVASDTAEAAKDMAGRTLAAMSRSALFDQLGGGFARYSVTRDWSVPHFEKMLYDNAQLLRAYVHWVRLGGDAVYPAGEAADVAARTADWMVGSLGVGSAAGSVQAFASSLDADTVVDGQHHEGASYLWTPAELTEVLGAEDGGRVARLMNVRAKGTVTASASPLHPGRVLGYADSVVWDQVRPRLLAVRSGRPQPARDDKVVAGWNGLAVAALAEAGAVLDRPDLVAAAEQAAAYLQSVHWQAPGGQAPRPAPGQNAEPGKLVRVSHSGRARGIGGLLEDYAFCADGLLALYGVTGAERWYRLAEDILAAARLRFAADGTLVDTAGESGQVFNAQGRRPGLEPFDNATPSGAAAFAGALLSYSALSGSTDHRIMSGNILSLLPPLATRAPRAAGWLLATAQAALAGPVEAAVVGPGSPARAELHHALMLSASPGLVLAMTTDAGTVSGAGVHSAVPLLEGRTPAADGSPQVFLCRGMACHRPVGSVAELLDQLATMA, encoded by the coding sequence ATGAAGGCCGCGGACAGCGCTGACGGCGGAACCGGCGAAGCACGGTCCGGAGCAGCCAACGCCCTCGGCGGAGAACCGTCCGCCTACCTGAGGCAGCACGCGGGCAACCCGGTGCACTGGCGGCCGTTCGGCGATGAGGCGTTCGGCTTCGCGGCGGACCGCGATGTCCCTGTGTTCCTGTCCATCGGCTACGCCGCATGCCACTGGTGCCATGTCATGGCGCATGAATCGTTCGAGGACCAGGAAACAGCGGACTTCCTGAACACCAACTTCGTGTCCATCAAGGTGGACAGGGAAGAGCGCCCCGACGTCGACGCCGTCTACATGGCCGCGACCCAGGCCATCAGCGGCGAGGGCGGCTGGCCGATGTCTGTGTTCCTGACACCGGACGGGCGCGCCTTCCACGCCGGTACGTACTTCCCGCCCCGGCCCGTGCCTGGCCGTCCTTCGTTCCGCCAGGTGCTCGAGGCGGTCCGTGAAGCATGGCTTGAACGTCGCGAGGGCGTGGAGCAAAACGCGGAATCGCTGGCCCGGGGGATGGCCGAGTCCCAGCTTGCGGCGGCTGTCCGGTTGACAGGTTCGCCGGACCCCGTCGACGCCGGCCTGCTCTCCGAGGCGGTAGGGGTGCTGGCCCGCTCCGAAGACACGCACGACGGCGGCTTCGGCTCCGCGCCAAAGTTTCCGCCGTCGCCGGTGCTGGAATTCCTGATGCGGCACGCCGCCGTTGCTTCCGATACTGCTGAAGCCGCCAAGGACATGGCCGGACGGACCTTGGCCGCGATGTCCCGGTCAGCCCTTTTCGACCAGCTCGGCGGCGGGTTTGCCCGGTACTCGGTGACACGCGACTGGTCCGTCCCGCACTTTGAAAAGATGCTCTACGACAACGCCCAGTTGCTGCGTGCCTACGTGCACTGGGTCCGGCTCGGCGGGGATGCCGTCTACCCGGCAGGCGAGGCGGCTGACGTAGCCGCGCGCACCGCGGACTGGATGGTGGGGTCCCTGGGCGTCGGCAGTGCAGCCGGCAGCGTCCAGGCCTTCGCGTCGTCGCTGGACGCGGACACAGTGGTGGACGGCCAGCACCACGAGGGCGCCAGCTACCTTTGGACGCCGGCGGAACTCACGGAAGTCCTGGGGGCGGAGGACGGCGGCAGGGTTGCGCGGCTGATGAATGTCCGGGCCAAGGGTACCGTGACGGCGTCGGCTTCTCCGCTGCATCCGGGGCGGGTCCTGGGCTACGCCGACAGCGTCGTGTGGGACCAGGTCCGGCCTCGCCTGCTGGCGGTCCGTTCCGGGCGTCCGCAGCCCGCCAGGGACGACAAAGTGGTGGCGGGCTGGAACGGGCTGGCCGTGGCCGCGTTGGCTGAAGCGGGGGCAGTCCTCGACCGCCCTGACCTCGTTGCCGCCGCCGAGCAAGCGGCGGCCTACCTCCAGAGTGTGCACTGGCAGGCTCCGGGCGGGCAGGCACCTCGCCCGGCGCCCGGGCAGAACGCAGAACCCGGCAAACTGGTGCGCGTCTCGCACAGCGGCAGAGCCCGGGGGATCGGCGGCCTGCTCGAAGACTATGCGTTCTGCGCTGACGGGCTCCTGGCCCTGTACGGTGTCACCGGAGCTGAGCGGTGGTACCGGCTGGCCGAAGACATCCTGGCCGCAGCCCGCCTGCGGTTCGCGGCCGACGGGACACTGGTGGACACCGCCGGTGAATCCGGGCAGGTGTTCAACGCCCAGGGCCGGCGCCCCGGCCTCGAACCGTTCGACAACGCCACGCCCAGCGGGGCTGCCGCCTTCGCCGGAGCCCTGTTGAGCTATTCCGCACTGTCCGGATCCACGGACCACCGGATCATGTCCGGCAACATACTCTCGCTGCTCCCGCCGCTGGCAACGCGCGCGCCCAGGGCGGCGGGCTGGCTGCTGGCCACCGCGCAGGCTGCGCTGGCAGGCCCGGTGGAGGCCGCCGTCGTCGGACCCGGTTCTCCGGCGCGGGCGGAGCTGCACCATGCCCTGATGCTCTCCGCAAGCCCGGGCCTGGTTTTGGCGATGACGACCGACGCCGGGACGGTGTCCGGGGCGGGCGTCCACTCCGCGGTGCCTTTGCTGGAAGGCAGGACCCCCGCAGCTGACGGCTCACCCCAGGTGTTCCTCTGCCGCGGAATGGCGTGCCACCGCCCGGTAGGTTCCGTGGCTGAACTGCTGGACCAACTGGCTACCATGGCCTGA
- a CDS encoding HAD family phosphatase, which produces MTSATHGAFQVPAVRRAFGLVIFDCDGVLVDSESIAIRVDQQVLADLGWELGLDEIVERFVGKSDAHFVAETERHLGIKLDADWEQKYEQWYRTAFARELKAVDGIEDAPARLQLPDCVASSGTHAKIRRTLGQTGLLPRFEGRIFSASEVARGKPAPDLFLQAARAAGMHVFAYGRGVTPAARLAGPGTTVFRHMAELPDLIAAGRPGRT; this is translated from the coding sequence ATGACCTCCGCTACGCATGGTGCGTTCCAGGTTCCTGCGGTTCGGCGCGCTTTTGGGCTCGTGATTTTCGACTGCGATGGTGTCCTGGTTGACTCCGAGAGCATAGCCATCCGGGTGGACCAGCAGGTGCTCGCCGACCTGGGCTGGGAACTTGGCCTTGACGAGATTGTGGAACGTTTCGTGGGCAAATCCGACGCGCACTTCGTCGCGGAGACGGAACGGCACCTGGGCATCAAACTGGACGCCGACTGGGAGCAGAAGTACGAGCAGTGGTACCGGACAGCCTTCGCCAGGGAACTGAAGGCAGTGGACGGCATCGAGGACGCCCCGGCCCGGCTGCAGCTCCCGGATTGTGTCGCGTCCAGCGGAACCCACGCCAAGATACGGCGGACGCTCGGCCAGACGGGCCTCCTGCCGCGGTTTGAGGGCCGCATCTTCAGCGCCTCGGAGGTTGCCCGCGGCAAGCCGGCTCCAGACCTCTTCCTCCAGGCCGCCCGCGCGGCCGGGATGCACGTCTTCGCCTATGGCCGGGGAGTCACCCCGGCGGCCAGGCTTGCGGGTCCGGGCACCACGGTGTTCCGGCATATGGCGGAGCTGCCGGACCTCATCGCGGCGGGCCGCCCCGGGCGGACTTAG
- a CDS encoding hemolysin III family protein: MDDAAVRIAELLMIKPKWRGWIHTVTAPLAFAAGLVLILLAPTADLKIASAVYAVTGVLLFGISAVYHRGNWSPGVRIVLKRLDHTNIMLVIAGSYTPLAWALLERPKAVVLLWVIWSGAILGVLFRLLWTDAPRWLYVPIYIALGCGSLFYLPDFFAASVASAVLICVGGALYIAGAVFYALKKPNFSYQHFGFHELFHAFTVFAFAAHFIAIAIAVLGRPA; encoded by the coding sequence ATGGACGATGCCGCAGTCCGCATCGCCGAGCTGCTGATGATCAAGCCCAAGTGGCGCGGCTGGATCCACACGGTAACCGCACCGCTGGCCTTCGCCGCGGGTCTGGTGCTGATCCTGCTGGCACCCACGGCAGACCTGAAAATTGCTTCGGCCGTCTACGCGGTCACGGGTGTGCTGCTGTTCGGCATCAGCGCCGTGTACCACCGCGGTAATTGGTCCCCCGGGGTCAGGATCGTCCTCAAGCGCCTGGACCACACCAATATTATGCTGGTAATCGCCGGCAGCTACACACCGCTGGCCTGGGCGCTGCTGGAACGGCCCAAAGCTGTCGTGCTGCTCTGGGTGATCTGGTCGGGCGCCATTCTGGGTGTCCTCTTCCGGCTGCTCTGGACAGATGCGCCCCGCTGGCTCTATGTGCCGATTTACATTGCCCTGGGCTGCGGTTCGCTGTTCTACCTGCCCGACTTCTTTGCGGCCAGCGTTGCCTCCGCCGTCCTGATCTGCGTGGGCGGCGCCCTCTACATCGCGGGGGCCGTCTTTTACGCGCTGAAGAAACCGAACTTCAGCTATCAGCACTTTGGCTTCCACGAGCTCTTCCATGCTTTTACCGTGTTCGCCTTCGCCGCCCACTTCATCGCCATCGCCATCGCGGTCCTCGGCAGACCCGCCTAA
- a CDS encoding PhoH family protein → MATSEQLPDVISDQGEKATSRAKRGTSQTGAANHHAAAGLAVSGENGASEDTLWSFVIDTSVLLSDPRALLRFAEHEVIVPIVVITELEGKRHDPELGYFARKALRLLDDLRIQHGGLDRPIPLGDDGGTLIVEMNHISTGVLPAGFRGADNDSRILAVAKNLANEGRNVTVVSKDLPMRVKASAMGLLADEYRNELVKDSGWTGVAEVEASEEEVSTLYGHEPVFIPAAAEMPVNTGLVILSNRGSALGRVGADKQVRLVKGDRDVFGLHGRSAEQRLAIDMLMDPSVGIVSIGGRAGTGKSALALCAGLEAVLERREHRKVIVFRPLYAVGGQELGYLPGSEAEKMNPWAQAVFDTLGALVSQEVVEEVMDRGMLEVMPLTHIRGRSLHDAFVIVDEAQSLEKNVLLTVMSRIGQNSKIVLTHDVAQRDNLRVGRHDGVAAVVETLKGHPLFGHITLTRSERSPIAALVTELLEGAEI, encoded by the coding sequence GTGGCTACTTCTGAACAACTGCCCGACGTCATTTCCGACCAGGGAGAGAAAGCTACCTCTCGCGCCAAGCGAGGCACCTCACAGACCGGTGCAGCGAACCATCATGCTGCGGCCGGTCTTGCTGTATCCGGCGAAAATGGTGCGTCAGAGGACACTCTGTGGAGCTTTGTCATCGACACCTCGGTATTGCTCTCGGACCCACGCGCGCTGCTGCGCTTCGCGGAGCACGAAGTCATTGTGCCGATCGTCGTCATCACGGAGCTCGAGGGCAAGCGGCACGACCCCGAGCTGGGATACTTCGCCCGGAAGGCGCTGAGGCTCCTGGACGACCTACGCATCCAGCACGGCGGACTCGACCGTCCCATTCCCCTGGGCGACGACGGCGGCACCCTCATAGTGGAGATGAACCACATCTCCACCGGGGTGCTTCCCGCGGGATTCCGCGGAGCAGACAACGATAGCCGCATTCTCGCCGTCGCGAAAAACCTCGCCAACGAGGGGCGCAACGTCACGGTGGTCTCCAAGGACCTGCCGATGCGCGTTAAAGCCTCGGCGATGGGACTGCTCGCGGACGAGTACCGGAATGAACTGGTGAAGGACTCCGGCTGGACCGGTGTGGCGGAGGTCGAAGCCAGCGAGGAGGAAGTCTCCACGCTCTACGGCCACGAGCCCGTCTTCATCCCGGCCGCGGCAGAGATGCCCGTCAACACCGGCCTGGTGATCCTCTCGAACCGGGGTTCCGCCCTGGGCCGTGTGGGCGCGGACAAGCAGGTCCGGCTGGTCAAGGGGGACCGTGACGTCTTCGGCCTGCACGGGCGGTCAGCGGAACAGAGGCTGGCGATCGACATGCTGATGGATCCTTCCGTCGGCATCGTGTCGATCGGCGGCCGTGCCGGCACCGGCAAGTCTGCGCTCGCGCTTTGTGCGGGCCTCGAAGCCGTGCTGGAGCGCCGCGAACACCGCAAGGTGATCGTCTTCCGCCCGCTCTACGCCGTGGGCGGCCAGGAACTCGGCTACCTGCCCGGTTCCGAAGCGGAGAAAATGAACCCCTGGGCGCAGGCCGTCTTTGACACCCTCGGGGCCCTGGTCAGCCAGGAAGTGGTGGAGGAGGTCATGGACCGCGGAATGCTTGAGGTCATGCCGCTGACCCATATCCGTGGCCGTTCGCTCCACGATGCGTTCGTGATCGTGGACGAGGCGCAGTCGCTCGAGAAGAACGTCCTCCTCACCGTGATGAGCCGGATCGGCCAGAACTCCAAGATCGTCCTCACCCACGACGTCGCCCAGCGCGACAACCTGCGCGTCGGCCGGCACGACGGCGTTGCCGCCGTCGTCGAGACCCTCAAGGGACACCCGCTCTTCGGGCACATCACCCTGACCCGCTCCGAGCGCTCGCCCATTGCGGCGCTAGTTACGGAACTGCTTGAAGGGGCGGAAATCTAA
- a CDS encoding GNAT family N-acetyltransferase, with translation MTELSAIWPPLGLTLTTPRLMLRPIRDDDIPAAVEAALSGISEPGRSPFSTPWNEFPPEKLGPNMAQWYWRCRAGVSPEAWMMLFGIWHQGDFIGCQDIEARDFATLKTVTTGSWLRKSAHGQGLGKEMRAAVVSYAFDHLKAEVAESEAAAWNEKSLGVSRALGYELNGVTRASWGGIRQDIQRVRVTPDSFKRPDWTLKVEGHEATAKYLGL, from the coding sequence ATGACCGAGCTCTCCGCCATCTGGCCGCCCTTGGGCCTCACCCTGACCACACCCCGGCTCATGCTGAGGCCGATCCGCGACGACGACATCCCCGCCGCCGTGGAAGCAGCCCTCTCCGGCATCAGCGAACCGGGCCGCAGCCCGTTCAGCACGCCGTGGAACGAATTCCCTCCCGAGAAGCTGGGCCCCAACATGGCGCAGTGGTACTGGCGCTGCCGTGCCGGGGTCTCCCCGGAAGCCTGGATGATGCTCTTCGGCATCTGGCACCAGGGCGACTTCATCGGCTGCCAGGACATTGAGGCCAGGGATTTCGCGACGCTCAAGACGGTCACCACCGGCTCCTGGCTCAGGAAGTCCGCGCACGGCCAGGGCCTCGGCAAGGAGATGAGGGCCGCCGTCGTCAGCTACGCCTTCGACCATCTGAAGGCGGAAGTCGCCGAATCCGAGGCGGCCGCCTGGAACGAAAAATCCCTGGGCGTCTCCCGCGCCCTCGGCTACGAACTGAACGGCGTCACCCGGGCCTCCTGGGGCGGCATCCGGCAGGACATCCAGAGAGTCCGCGTCACCCCGGACTCCTTCAAACGCCCGGACTGGACCCTAAAAGTGGAAGGCCACGAAGCCACGGCCAAATATCTGGGGCTCTGA
- a CDS encoding A24 family peptidase, translating into MIQRLGELWEATPLAFWLLLAACAYFGVMAVRLTVIDVRHHLLPNRIVFPSYAVGGVLLVAAAVAVLAVGADARAVPDGAARLFGLPGVRIPAGGAVLWLFYFILRMVYPPGMGFGDVKLAGVLGMYLGYLGWGHVFAGTFAAFLLGGLWSLGLLAARRGTLKSDIPFGPFMLAGSAAAMLLLPAG; encoded by the coding sequence GTGATCCAACGACTGGGCGAACTTTGGGAAGCAACCCCGCTGGCGTTCTGGCTCCTGCTGGCGGCCTGCGCCTATTTCGGCGTGATGGCCGTACGCCTTACGGTCATCGATGTACGGCACCATCTGCTGCCCAACAGGATTGTCTTCCCGTCCTACGCCGTGGGCGGCGTGCTGCTCGTGGCGGCGGCAGTCGCCGTGCTCGCCGTCGGCGCGGACGCCCGGGCAGTGCCCGACGGCGCCGCCCGCCTCTTCGGGCTCCCCGGGGTCCGGATTCCGGCCGGGGGAGCGGTGCTGTGGCTTTTCTATTTCATCCTGCGCATGGTCTATCCGCCGGGGATGGGATTTGGCGACGTGAAACTCGCCGGAGTGCTGGGAATGTACCTCGGCTACCTTGGCTGGGGGCACGTGTTCGCCGGGACTTTTGCCGCTTTCCTCCTGGGCGGCCTGTGGAGCCTGGGCCTGCTCGCCGCCCGGCGCGGGACGCTGAAATCGGACATCCCGTTCGGCCCCTTCATGCTGGCCGGCTCCGCCGCCGCAATGTTGCTGCTGCCGGCGGGCTGA
- a CDS encoding NUDIX domain-containing protein, which yields MPAPDFVLKLREKIGHDPLWIPAVRGVVFNDDGHVLLGQRSDNGRWALISGMLEPGEHPAPGLIREIFEETAVVAETDRMVQVGVVGPVTFPNGDVCDFLDIVFRCRHVSGEARVNDDESLAVGWFALDGLPELRPGDRECIRRALQPEDSVHYEP from the coding sequence ATGCCAGCACCAGATTTCGTCCTCAAACTCCGCGAAAAAATAGGCCATGACCCGCTATGGATTCCCGCCGTGCGGGGTGTGGTGTTCAACGACGACGGCCACGTCTTGCTGGGCCAGCGTTCAGACAATGGCCGCTGGGCACTGATCTCCGGAATGCTGGAGCCGGGCGAGCACCCCGCGCCCGGCCTGATCCGCGAGATCTTCGAAGAGACAGCGGTGGTGGCCGAAACAGATCGGATGGTGCAGGTCGGCGTTGTGGGCCCGGTGACCTTCCCCAACGGCGACGTGTGCGACTTCCTGGACATAGTGTTCCGCTGCCGCCACGTTTCCGGTGAAGCGCGCGTGAACGACGACGAATCCCTGGCAGTGGGCTGGTTTGCCCTGGACGGCCTGCCGGAGCTCAGGCCCGGGGACCGCGAGTGCATCCGCAGGGCGCTGCAGCCGGAGGATTCGGTCCACTACGAACCGTAA
- a CDS encoding MDR family MFS transporter, translated as MSTTVSPKAAAEPLLLTQKRIWIIFSALIAGMLLSSLDQTIVSTAMPTIVGKLGGVEHQAWITTAYLLATTIVMPIYGKFGDILGRRNLFLVAIGLFTLASVGCAFATDFWGFVVFRAIQGLGGGGLMILSQAIIADIVPAKERGKYMGPLGAIFGLSAVAGPLLGGYFVDHLTWEWAFYINIPIGIAAFTIAWFTLTLPNKKAEKRIDILGVLLLSAATTCLIFFTDFGGKKDEGWDSPLTWAFGAGLVLAAAAFVMAERRAEDPIIPLSLFRNRIFVNSTAIGFTLGLGMFAAIAFVPTFLQMSSGTSAAESGLLMLPMMAGLMGMAIYSGIRISKTGKYKMFPIMGAALTMGAMLWLTTLTADTPIWVICVQLFVFGAGLGSIMQVIVLVVQNSVPAEQIGTATSTNNYFREVGASLGVAVFGSIFTSRLAESLTNAFTGAGASADQAAQSTRTLDPQALSQLPEQLRDAIVNAYADSLAPVFWYLLPFLGIALVLALTLKQIPLSGTAGMVARGEAVGGAEAERLEAERQSAAV; from the coding sequence ATGAGCACAACCGTCAGTCCCAAGGCAGCGGCCGAACCGCTGCTGCTGACCCAGAAACGCATCTGGATCATTTTCTCGGCCCTGATCGCCGGGATGCTGCTCTCCAGCCTGGACCAGACCATCGTCTCCACCGCGATGCCCACCATCGTCGGCAAGCTCGGCGGCGTGGAACACCAGGCCTGGATCACCACTGCCTACCTGCTGGCCACCACAATCGTGATGCCCATCTACGGCAAGTTCGGCGACATCCTGGGACGCCGGAACCTGTTCCTCGTCGCCATCGGGCTCTTCACCCTCGCCTCGGTGGGCTGCGCCTTCGCCACCGACTTCTGGGGCTTCGTGGTCTTCCGCGCCATCCAGGGCCTGGGCGGCGGCGGCCTGATGATCCTGTCCCAGGCAATCATCGCCGACATCGTTCCGGCCAAGGAACGCGGCAAGTACATGGGCCCGCTGGGCGCAATATTCGGCCTCTCCGCCGTCGCCGGACCCCTGCTGGGCGGCTACTTCGTGGACCACCTGACCTGGGAATGGGCCTTCTACATCAACATCCCCATCGGCATCGCCGCGTTCACCATCGCCTGGTTCACCCTCACTCTGCCAAACAAGAAGGCCGAAAAGCGGATCGACATCCTGGGCGTGCTGCTCCTCTCCGCGGCCACCACGTGCCTGATTTTCTTCACCGACTTCGGCGGCAAGAAGGACGAGGGCTGGGATTCGCCGCTGACCTGGGCCTTCGGCGCCGGACTGGTGCTCGCCGCCGCCGCGTTTGTCATGGCGGAACGCCGGGCCGAGGATCCCATCATTCCGCTGAGCCTGTTCAGGAACCGGATCTTCGTGAACTCCACGGCCATCGGCTTCACCCTGGGCCTGGGCATGTTCGCCGCCATCGCGTTCGTCCCCACGTTCCTGCAGATGTCCTCAGGCACCTCCGCCGCCGAATCCGGGCTGCTCATGCTGCCCATGATGGCGGGCCTCATGGGCATGGCCATCTATTCGGGTATCCGGATCTCCAAGACCGGCAAGTACAAGATGTTCCCGATCATGGGCGCCGCCCTGACCATGGGTGCGATGCTCTGGCTGACCACCCTGACTGCCGACACCCCCATCTGGGTCATCTGCGTCCAGCTGTTCGTTTTCGGCGCCGGCCTGGGCTCCATCATGCAGGTAATCGTCCTGGTGGTGCAGAACTCCGTGCCCGCGGAGCAGATCGGCACGGCCACCAGCACCAACAACTACTTCCGGGAAGTAGGTGCGTCCCTGGGCGTGGCAGTGTTCGGTTCCATCTTCACCTCGCGCCTGGCCGAGTCGCTGACCAACGCCTTCACCGGGGCCGGCGCCTCCGCCGACCAGGCCGCGCAGTCCACCCGGACCCTGGACCCACAGGCGCTGAGCCAGCTCCCGGAGCAGCTCCGCGACGCGATTGTGAACGCCTACGCCGATTCGCTGGCACCGGTGTTCTGGTACCTGCTGCCGTTCCTGGGCATCGCGCTAGTGCTGGCGCTGACCCTGAAACAGATCCCACTGTCGGGCACTGCCGGCATGGTGGCCCGGGGCGAGGCCGTGGGCGGCGCGGAAGCTGAGCGTCTCGAAGCGGAACGGCAGTCCGCCGCCGTCTAG